From a single Capsicum annuum cultivar UCD-10X-F1 chromosome 12, UCD10Xv1.1, whole genome shotgun sequence genomic region:
- the LOC107871697 gene encoding receptor-like protein 56, which translates to MSGVDLSCNQLSGEIPKELSNLTEIHALNLSHNHFTGVIPSEFSNLQNIESLDLSYNNLTGSIPTQLLKLTTLDVFTVAHTILTGRTPQRSVQFATFNESSYEGNPFLCRLPLNISCM; encoded by the coding sequence ATGTCCGGAGTTGATTTATCTTGCAACCAGTTAAGTGGTGAAATACCGAAGGAACTCAGTAATCTTACCGAGATTCATGCATTAAACTTGTCACATAACCACTTTACTGGAGTAATACCATCAGAATTCTCAAATCTCCAGAATATTGAGAGTTTGGACCTGTCATACAACAACTTGACGGGGAGTATTCCCACTCAACTTCTAAAGTTGACCACTCTAGATGTTTTTACCGTGGCACATACTATTCTAACAGGTAGAACTCCACAGCGTTCTGTGCAGTTTGCAACTTTTAACGAAAGCAGTTATGAGGGAAATCCTTTTCTTTGTCGTCTTCCATTGAACATCAGTTGCATGTAG
- the LOC107870494 gene encoding receptor-like protein 15 → MEILDLSYNNLDLENVFSTLQINTSKMVLKKLDIRYNQFQSFLPNEELGALRNIEYLLLDGNILDENFLRSSGVMSSLKVLSVAQCGLNGTLPLQGLCDLKYLEELGLSYNKFTGKLPPFLGNLTFLRVVDLTDNHFTGNIASSPLSNLLSLEYLLLANNNFEISISFESFANHSKLKFVFADKNSVIGQTSSNRWIPKFQLEASTLSNCSQIPSFLHYQLHLKLLILSKCNIGGDFPNWLLENNSRLGDVHLDGNAFTGSLQLPFLPNLEVLDISNNKIQGELPPNIGSILPNLVVLIMSNNIIEGLFPSSFGDMEYLTCLDLSYNKLKGKLPIGLARKGSKLIFLRLSNNMLKGEIFPVSGNINNFQYLYLDGNNFSGPIPQALVTAPLQALDLSYNNLSGNIPAWLGNSSSIQSLALYRNHLKGHIPPDYCRLEGLEELDLSENNLVGVIPSCFSAFRDLKQVKKQNMTNCKIVYLWLLILFMANGWCCCYCCWKEERTALLQLKANIKYSTSNEDYLSSWGANETSDCCRWDGIVCSNTTRRVIELSIAVKKISKEEQLSTLYGTYTDDILRNWLFNASLFVPFKNLKALLLPGRSLAGWVKNEGFENLRRLRKLEVLDLSRNHFNRSIFESISQLSSLKSLYLADNNIGSGSGRLSGLNKLEILDLSSNNLEDENFLGSEKLRHLRKIESLDLSWNGFNRSIFQSLNQFSSLTSLNLANNKVASGPERLSGLDKLEILDLSNNALDDENGFAALGLCDLKYLEELSLSRNKFTGRLPACLGNLTFLRVIDLTLNWFTGNIASSPLSRLLSLEYLLIANNNFEIPISFESFANHSKLKFIFADENSVIGETSSNRSIPKFQLEALTLSNCSQIPSFLHYQHHLRLLGLSRCNIGGDFPNWLLENNSRLGEVHLDGNAFTGSLQLPFRPKMRAFDISNNKIQGELPTNIGSIFPNLFVSIMFNNMLEGLLPSSFADMKNLACLDLSYNKLKGQIPIRLGRKGSKIYVLKLSNNLLEGEIFPVLANISNLQYLYLDGNNFSGPIPQALVTAPFLSILDLSDNNFSGNIPSCLGNISSLRSLALSRNHLMGHIPPDYCRLEQLEVLDLSENNLVGVIPSCFSAFQYLKHVHLSKNNLQGEFNMFSNSSYLQLLDLGDNNFSGSIPKWLGSTSDITILLLRGNRLQGTIPPLLCHARCLRMLDISHNNLSGPIPHCLANITQQAWNTIISEYLSSFGYEVEMFVGDAVIDEEFLAESSSMNMFLDYNAWVRAEFTTKYNTYSYKGLMADYMCGIDLSYNELSGEIPKELGNLTEIHALNLSHNHLTGAIPSEFSNLQNIESLDLSYNNLTGSIPTQLLKLTTLAVFTVSHNNLTGRTPQRSSQFATFTESSYEGNPFLCGLPLNISCTEAKEIPIYPPAPNYCEDDASFLDMEAFYISFLVAYANVVVAVVVVLWVNPYWRNVWFYFVESFMYSCYCLFVSKCR, encoded by the exons ATGGAAATCCTAGATTTGAGCTATAACAATCTAGATCTTGAAAACGTTTTCTCTACTCTAC AGATAAATACATCTAAGATGGTATTGAAGAAGCTCGATATAAGGTACAATCAGTTCCAGAGTTTTCTACCAAATGAAG AATTGGGAGCTTTAAGAAATATAGAGTACTTACTGTTGGATGGGAACATATTGGATGAGAACTTTCTCAGGAGCAGTGGTGTAATGTCATCCCTTAAAGTATTATCGGTAGCTCAATGCGGCCTCAATGGAACCCTACCTCTTCAAG GCTTGTGTGATCTCAAATATCTTGAAGAACTAGGTCTCAGCTACAACAAATTCACTGGAAAACTCCCTCCATTTCTTGGAAACTTAACATTTTTACGGGTAGTTGATCTCACTGACAATCATTTTACTGGAAACATTGCCTCATCCCCACTTTCAAATCTCTTGTCCCTTGAATACCTCTTGTTAGCAAACAACaactttgaaatatcaatttcaTTTGAGTCATTTGCTAACCATTCCAAACTTAAGTTTGTCTTTGCTGACAAAAACTCGGTAATTGGACAAACATCTTCCAACAGATGGATACCAAAATTTCAATTGGAAGCCTCGACTTTATCCAACTGCTCTCAAATACCaagtttccttcattatcaacttcattTAAAACTTCTTATTCTCTCGAAATGCAACATTGGTGGAGACTTTCCAAATTGGTTATTAGAAAACAATTCTAGACTTGGAGACGTTCACCTGGATGGAAATGCATTCACTGGATCTCTTCAATTACCGTTCCTTCCTAATCTGGAAGTTTTGGATATCTCAAACAACAAGATTCAAGGAGAACTACCCCCTAACATTGGGTCCATCTTACCGAATCTCGTTGTGTTAATAATGTCCAACAATATTATTGAAGGCTTGTTCCCGTCAAGTTTTGGTGACATGGAATACCTTACCTGCTTGGATTTGTCATACAATAAGTTAAAAGGGAAGCTTCCGATAGGATTGGCTCGTAAAGGATCCAAGTTAATTTTTCTGAGATTGTCTAATAACATGTTGAAAGGGGAAATATTTCCAGTTTCAGGTAACATCAACAATTTCCAATATTTATACTTGGATGGGAACAACTTCTCCGGCCCAATTCCGCAGGCGTTAGTCACTGCTCCCTTACAAGCGTTGGACTTAAGTTACAATAACTTGTCAGGAAATATACCAGCGTGGCTTGGTAATAGCTCCTCCATACAATCCCTTGCATTGTACAGAAACCATCTAAAGGGTCATATTCCACCTGATTACTGCAGACTTGAGGGACTTGAGGAGTTAGACCTCTCTGAAAACAACCTTGTTGGCGTGATTCCATCATGTTTCAGTGCTTTCCGAgacttaaaacaa GTTAAGAAGCAGAATATGACTAATTGCAAGATAGTATATTTGTGGTTGTTGATTTTGTTCATGGCAAATGGatggtgttgttgttattgttgttggaaAGAAGAAAGGACAGCTCTATTGCAACTCAAAGCAAACATAAAATACAGTACAAGCAACGAGGACTATTTGTCATCGTGGGGGGCTAATGAAACCTCGGATTGTTGTCGATGGGACGGAATTGTTTGCAGCAACACCACCAGAAGAGTCATAGAGTTATCCATTGCTGTCAAGAAAATTAGTAAAGAAGAACAACTTAGTACTCTTTATGGTACATATACTGATGATATTTTAAGGAACTGGCTTTTTAATGCATCTTTATTTGTTCCCTTCAAAAATCTCAAAGCTCTACTCCTCCCCGGACGTTCATTAGCCGGTTGGGTGAAGAATGAAG GTTTTGAGAATCTGAGGCGACTGAGAAAACTGGAAGTACTTGATTTGTCTCGGAACCACTTCAATCGCAGCATCTTTGAGTCTATTAGTCAACTTTCATCCCTCAAGTCATTGTACCTCGCAGACAATAATATTGGATCAG GTTCTGGAAGATTGTCAGGGTTAAACAAGCTGGAAATCCTAGATTTGAGCTCCAACAATCTAGAGGATGAAAATTTTCTCG GTTCTGAGAAACTGAGACATTTGAGGAAAATAGAAAGCCTTGATTTATCATGGAACGGCTTTAACCGCAGCATCTTTCAGTCTCTTAATCAGTTTTCATCTCTCACGTCATTGAATCTCGCAAACAACAAAGTTGCATCAG GTCCAGAGAGATTGTCAGGGTTAGATAAGCTGGAAATCTTGGATTTGAGCAATAATGCACTTGATGATGAAAATGGGTTCGCTGCTTTAG GCTTGTGTGATCTAAAGTATCTTGAAGAACTAAGTCTCAGCAGAAACAAATTCACTGGGAGACTCCCTGCATGTCTTGGAAATTTAACATTTCTTCGGGTAATTGATCTCACTCTAAATTGGTTTACTGGAAACATTGCCTCATCGCCACTTTCACGTCTCTTGTCCCTTGAATACCTCTTGATAGCAAACAACAACTTTGAAATACCAATTTCATTCGAGTCATTTGCAAACCATTCAAAACTTAAGTTTATCTTTGCTGATGAGAACTCTGTAATTGGAGAAACTTCTTCCAATAGATCGATACCCAAATTTCAATTGGAAGCCTTGACTTTATCCAACTGCTCTCAAATACCaagtttccttcattatcaaCATCATTTAAGACTTCTTGGTCTATCGAGATGCAACATTGGTGGAGACTTTCCAAATTGGTTATTAGAAAACAACTCTAGACTTGGAGAAGTTCACTTGGATGGAAATGCATTCACTGGATCTCTTCAATTGCCATTCCGTCCTAAGATGAGAGCTTTTGATATCTCAAACAACAAGATTCAAGGAGAACTACCCACAAACATTGGGTCCATCTTCCCGAATCTCTTTGTGTCAATAATGTTCAACAATATGCTTGAAGGCTTGTTGCCTTCAAGTTTTGCTGACATGAAAAACCTTGCATGCTTGGATTTGTCATACAATAAGTTAAAAGGACAGATTCCGATTAGATTGGGCCGTAAAGGATCCAAGATATATGTTCTGAAATTGTCGAATAATTTGTTGGAAGGGGAAATATTTCCAGTTTTAGCTAACATCAGCAATTTGCAATATTTGTACTTGGATGGGAACAACTTCTCCGGCCCAATTCCGCAGGCGTTAGTCACTGCTCCTTTTCTAAGCATACTGGATTTAAGTGACAATAACTTTTCAGGAAACATACCATCGTGTCTTGGTAATATCTCCTCCTTAAGATCCCTTGCATTGTCCAGAAACCATCTAATGGGTCATATTCCACCTGATTACTGCAGACTTGAACAACTTGAGGTGTTAGACCTCTCTGAAAACAACCTTGTTGGCGTGATTCCATCATGTTTCAGTGCTTTCCAATACTTAAAACATGTACATTTGAGCAAAAACAATTTACAAGGAGAATTCAACATGTTCTCAAACAGCTCATATTTACAGCTGTTAGATCTAGGAGACAACAATTTCAGTGGTTCCATTCCAAAATGGTTGGGCAGTACTTCTGATATAACCATCTTACTACTGAGAGGAAATCGTCTTCAAGGCACCATACCTCCACTGTTATGTCATGCAAGGTGCTTAAGAATGCTGGATATTTCTCACAATAATCTTTCTGGACCTATACCTCATTGCTTGGCAAACATAACACAACAAGCATGGAATACAATAATATCCGAATACCTATCATCATTTGGATATGAAGTTGAGATGTTTGTAGGAGACGCTGTGATAGACGAAGAATTTTTAGCTGAGTCCTCCTCCATGAATATGTTTCTAGATTACAATGCATGGGTTAGAGCAGAGTTTACGACCAAATATAATACCTATTCATATAAAGGTCTCATGGCGGATTATATGTGTGGAATTGATCTTTCTTACAACGAGTTAAGTGGTGAAATACCCAAGGAACTCGGTAATCTTACCGAGATTCATGCATTAAACTTGTCACATAACCACCTTACTGGAGCAATACCATCAGAATTCTCAAATCTCCAGAATATCGAGAGTTTGGATCTGTCATACAACAACTTGACTGGGAGTATTCCCACTCAACTTCTAAAGTTGACAACTCTAGCAGTTTTTACCGTGTCACATAATAATCTAACAGGAAGGACTCCACAGCGTTCTTCGCAGTTTGCAACTTTTACTGAAAGCAGTTATGAGGGAAATCCGTTTCTTTGTGGTCTTCCATTGAACATCAGTTGCACAGAGGCTAAAGAGATTCCAATATACCCCCCAGCACCAAATTATTGCGAAGATGATGCGTCTTTCTTAGATATGGAGGCCTTCTATATTTCCTTTCTTGTGGCATATGCAAATGTGGTGGTTGCAGTGGTTGTAGTCCTCTGGGTAAATCCTTACTGGAGAAATGTTTGGTTCTATTTTGTcgagtctttcatgtattcatgttacTGTTTGTTTGTCTCCAAATGTAGATGA
- the LOC107870493 gene encoding receptor-like protein 15, with product MNMTNIKKVYIWLLFLFMANGWWCCYCCWNEERTALLQLKANIKYSTSDDYLSSWGANETTNCCGWEGIVCSNTTRRVIELSFGVKKISQEEQLSTLNGTYTDNILRNWLFNASLFVPFKNLKALLLPGHSLAGWVKNEGFEKLRRLRKLEVLDLTGNNFNRSILESVSQLSSLKSLNLSHNQIGSGSDIGFGYNKPGSGSERLSGLDKLEILDLSSNNLDHEHVLSVLDLNTSRMALKKLDLRYNRFQSFMPNEDLGALRNIEYLLLDGNTLDENFLRSSGVMSSLKVLSVAECNLNGTLPLQGLCDLKYLEELSLSRNSFIGTLPTCLGNLTYLRVIDLTQNQFTGNIASSPLSSLFSLEYLLIANNNFEIPISFESFANHSKLKFVIADYNSVIVHTTSKSWIPKFQLEALSLFNCSQMPNFLHYQHHLRLLRLSRCNIGGDFPNWLLENNSRLGEVYLDGNAFAGSLQLPFLPNLKALDISNNKIRGPLPPNIGSIFPNLVISTMSNNMLEGMLPSSFADMKNLECLDLSYNKLNGELPIGLAREGSKLYLLRLSNNMLKGEIFPVSGNINNFQYLYLDGNNFSGPIPQKLSTTPLQTLDLSYNNLSGNIPAWLGNISSLTSLALSKNHLKGHIPPDYCRLERLEVLDLSENNLVGVIPACFSAFRELKRVYLSKNKLQGEFNMFSNSYLKVLDLRYNNFSGSIPKWLGSLGITTLLLKGNHLQGTIPTELCRASELRIMDISHNNLSGPIPRCVGNIMQQALIIEPYPYSTSFGYPGFQMFGGDTMIDVESSIKSSSPIMFLNNYAWVGAEFMTKHNTYSYEGSIVDDMSGIDLSCNQLSAELPKELSNLTQIRALNLSHNHITGMIPSEFSNLQNIESLDLSYNNLIGRIPTQILELTTLAVFSVAHNNLTGRTPQRAAQFATFNESSYEGNPFLCGLPLHISCTETKEVPISPLGSDCCEDDTGFLDIESLYISFLVAYVNVVLVTVVVLSLNPYWRNIWFYYVESFIFSCYYFFSSKM from the exons ATGAATATGACTAATATCAAGAAAGTATATAtatggttgttgtttttgttcatggCAAATGGATGGTGGTGCTGCTATTGTTGTTGGAATGAAGAAAGGACTGCTCTATTGCAGCTCAAGGCAAACATAAAATACAGTACCAGCGACGACTATTTGTCATCGTGGGGGGCTAATGAAACCACGAATTGTTGTGGATGGGAGGGAATTGTTTGCAGCAACACAACCAGAAGAGTCATAGAGTTGTCTTTCGGTGTCAAGAAAATTAGTCAAGAAGAACAACTTAGTACTCTTAATGGTACATACACTGATAATATTTTGCGAAACTGGCTTTTTAATGCATCTTTGTTTGTTCCCTTCAAAAATCTCAAGGCATTGCTCCTACCTGGACATTCATTGGCCGGTTGGGTGAAGAATGAAG GTTTCGAGAAACTGAGACGACTGAGAAAACTGGAAGTACTTGATTTGACAGGGAACAACTTCAATCGCAGCATCCTTGAGTCTGTTAGTCAACTTTCATCTCTCAAGTCATTGAACCTCTCACACAACCAAATTGGATCAGGTTCTGACATAGGGTTCGGATACAACAAACCTGGATCAG GTTCTGAGAGATTGTCCGGGTTAGACAAGCTCGAAATCCTAGATTTGAGCAGTAACAATCTAGATCATGAACATGTTCTCTCAGTTCTAG ATCTAAATACATCTCGAATGGCATTGAAGAAGCTCGATCTAAGGTACAATAGATTCCAGAGTTTTATGCCAAATGAAG ATTTGGGGGCTTTAAGAAATATAGAGTATTTACTGTTGGATGGAAACACATTGGATGAGAACTTCCTCAGGAGCAGTGGTGTAATGTCATCCCTTAAAGTCTTATCGGTAGCTGAATGCAACCTCAATGGAACCCTACCACTTCAAG GCTTGTGTGATCTGAAATATCTTGAAGAACTAAGTCTTAGCAGAAACAGCTTCATCGGTACACTCCCTACATGCCTTGGAAACTTAACATATCTTCGGGTAATTGATCTCACTCAAAATCAGTTTACTGGAAACATTGCCTCATCTCCACTTTCATCTCTCTTTTCACTTGAATACCTCTTGATAGCAAACAACAACTTTGAAATACCAATTTCATTCGAGTCATTTGCTAACCATTCAAAACTTAAGTTTGTCATTGCCGACTACAACTCGGTAATTGTACATACTACTTCTAAAAGTTGGATCCCAAAGTTTCAATTGGAGGCCTTATCTTTATTCAACTGCTCTCAAATGCCAAACTTCCTTCATTATCAACATCACTTGAGACTTCTTCGTCTCTCGAGATGCAACATTGGAGGAGACTTTCCAAATTGGTTGTTAGAAAACAATTCTAGGCTTGGAGAAGTTTACTTGGATGGAAATGCATTCGCTGGATCTCTTCAATTGCCGTTCCTTCCTAATCTGAAAGCTTTGGATATCTCGAACAACAAGATTCGAGGGCCACTTCCTCCTAACATTGGATCCATTTTCCCAAATCTCGTGATATCAACAATGTCCAACAATATGCTTGAAGGCATGTTGCCTTCAAGTTTTGCCGACATGAAAAACCTTGAATGCTTGGATTTGTCATACAATAAGTTAAATGGAGAGCTTCCGATAGGATTGGCTCGTGAAGGATCCAAGTTATATCTTCTGAGATTGTCTAATAACATGTTGAAAGGGGAAATATTTCCAGTTTCAGGTAACATCAACAATTTCCAATATTTATACTTGGATGGGAACAACTTCTCCGGCCCAATTCCACAGAAGTTATCCACTACTCCCTTACAAACGTTGGACTTAAGTTACAATAACTTGTCAGGAAATATACCAGCATGGCTTGGTAATATCTCCTCCTTAACCTCCCTTGCATTGTCCAAAAACCATCTAAAGGGTCATATTCCACCTGATTACTGTAGACTTGAAAGACTGGAGGTGTTAGATCTCTCTGAAAACAACCTTGTCGGTGTGATTCCAGCCTGTTTCAGTGCTTTCCGAGAGTTAAAACGTGTTTATCTGAGCAAAAACAAGTTACAAGGGGAATTCAACATGTTCTCAAACTCATATTTAAAAGTGTTGGATCTAAGATATAACAACTTCAGTGGCTCTATTCCAAAATGGTTGGGCAGTCTTGGGATAACAACCTTACTTTTAAAAGGAAATCATCTTCAAGGCACCATTCCCACAGAATTGTGCCGTGCGAGTGAACTGAGAATTATGGATATTTCTCATAACAATCTCTCGGGACCTATTCCACGCTGCGTTGGGAACATAATGCAACAGGCCTTAATAATAGAACCATACCCATACAGTACATCATTTGGATATCCAGGATTCCAGATGTTTGGAGGAGATACGATGATAGATGTAGAATCCTCAATCAAGTCATCATCACCAATTATGTTTCTAAATAACTATGCATGGGTTGGAGCAGAGTTTATGACCAAACACAATACGTATTCCTATGAAGGTAGCATTGTTGATGATATGTCCGGAATCGATCTTTCTTGCAACCAATTAAGTGCCGAATTACCTAAGGAGCTCAGTAATCTTACCCAAATTCGTGCTCTAAACTTGTCACATAACCACATAACTGGAATGATACCATCAGAATTCTCAAATCTACAGAATATCGAGAGTTTGGATCTATCATACAACAACCTGATCGGAAGGATTCCCACTCAAATTCTAGAATTGACAACTCTAGCAGTGTTTAGCGTGGCACATAACAATTTAACAGGTAGGACTCCACAACGTGCTGCGCAGTTTGCAACATTTAATGAAAGCAGTTATGAGGGAAATCCATTTCTTTGTGGTCTTCCATTGCATATCAGTTGCACGGAGACTAAAGAGGTGCCGATATCACCTCTTGGATCTGATTGTTGTGAAGACGATACTGGCTTTCTAGATATAGAGTCGCTCTATATTTCCTTTCTTGTAGCGTATGTAAATGTGGTGCTCGTAACGGTTGTAGTCCTCTCATTAAACCCCTACTGGAGAAATATTTGGTTTTATTATGTTGAGTCTTTCATTTTTTCTTGTTActactttttttcttcaaaaatgtaA